A genomic stretch from Asterias rubens chromosome 19, eAstRub1.3, whole genome shotgun sequence includes:
- the LOC117303416 gene encoding heme-binding protein 2-like isoform X2 codes for MLVPTILFRSISQRGPFVFCNKLIHTSHRTMFAAIKTLFTELETPKYEVEKDSTDDKKKEYEVRRYGETTTWVTISNSSIDEPSEVNKPTKESRGMFFKLFNYISGENDKKQKIDMTVPVLKKITPGAGPFCETTTDMSFYVTKEFQGSPPTPSAEDVHVTHLPAQRVVVRTFDGYTSEAKDLEQARILAELTKDKFELEQSYFFTAGYNSPWRVTGRRNEVWFVIKDDQKPDEANVKPTSPEVNVETATVKETKESSADPSEITSA; via the exons ATGCTGGTACCAACGATCTTGTTTCGCTCCATAAGTCAGCGAGGTCCTTTCGTATTCTGTAATAAG TTAATACACACATCACACAGAACAATGTTTGCGGCCATCAAAACTCTTTTCACTGAACTTGAAACGCCCAAGTATGAAGTGGAGAAGGATTCAACAGACGACAAGAAGAAA GAGTATGAGGTCAGAAGGTATGGAGAGACAACAACATGGGTGACTATATCAAATTCTTCTATCGACGAACCTTCAGAAGTCAACAAACCGACAAAGGAGAGTCGTGGGATGTTCTTCAAGCTTTTTAACTACATTTCAGGGGAAAATGACAAAA AACAAAAAATTGACATGACTGTACCTGTGCTCAAAAAGATAACACCAGGAGCGGGTCCGTTCTGTGAAACAACCACAGACATGTCATTCTATGTCACCAAGGAATTTCAAGGCAGTCCTCCAACCCCGTCAGCTGAAGATGTTCATGTGACGCACCTTCCAGCTCAACGAGTTGTTGTCAG AACTTTTGATGGGTACACATCGGAGGCTAAAGATCTAGAACAGGCTCGGATCCTGGCTGAGCTCACTAAAGACAAGTTCGAGCTGGAACAATCATACTTCTTCACTGCAGGATACAACAGCCCATGGAGGGTGACTGGGCGTAGGAATGAGGTCTGGTTTGTGATTAAAGATGATCAGAAACCAGATGAGGCTAATGTTAAACCGACAAGCCCTGAGGTTAATGTTGAAACAGCAACAGTTAAAGAAACTAAGGAAAGCTCCGCAGACCCATCAGAAATCACATCTGCTTAA
- the LOC117303416 gene encoding heme-binding protein 2-like isoform X1, translating into MLVPTILFRSISQRGPFVFCNQLIHTSHRTMFAAIKTLFTELETPKYEVEKDSTDDKKKEYEVRRYGETTTWVTISNSSIDEPSEVNKPTKESRGMFFKLFNYISGENDKKQKIDMTVPVLKKITPGAGPFCETTTDMSFYVTKEFQGSPPTPSAEDVHVTHLPAQRVVVRTFDGYTSEAKDLEQARILAELTKDKFELEQSYFFTAGYNSPWRVTGRRNEVWFVIKDDQKPDEANVKPTSPEVNVETATVKETKESSADPSEITSA; encoded by the exons ATGCTGGTACCAACGATCTTGTTTCGCTCCATAAGTCAGCGAGGTCCTTTCGTATTCTGTAAT cagTTAATACACACATCACACAGAACAATGTTTGCGGCCATCAAAACTCTTTTCACTGAACTTGAAACGCCCAAGTATGAAGTGGAGAAGGATTCAACAGACGACAAGAAGAAA GAGTATGAGGTCAGAAGGTATGGAGAGACAACAACATGGGTGACTATATCAAATTCTTCTATCGACGAACCTTCAGAAGTCAACAAACCGACAAAGGAGAGTCGTGGGATGTTCTTCAAGCTTTTTAACTACATTTCAGGGGAAAATGACAAAA AACAAAAAATTGACATGACTGTACCTGTGCTCAAAAAGATAACACCAGGAGCGGGTCCGTTCTGTGAAACAACCACAGACATGTCATTCTATGTCACCAAGGAATTTCAAGGCAGTCCTCCAACCCCGTCAGCTGAAGATGTTCATGTGACGCACCTTCCAGCTCAACGAGTTGTTGTCAG AACTTTTGATGGGTACACATCGGAGGCTAAAGATCTAGAACAGGCTCGGATCCTGGCTGAGCTCACTAAAGACAAGTTCGAGCTGGAACAATCATACTTCTTCACTGCAGGATACAACAGCCCATGGAGGGTGACTGGGCGTAGGAATGAGGTCTGGTTTGTGATTAAAGATGATCAGAAACCAGATGAGGCTAATGTTAAACCGACAAGCCCTGAGGTTAATGTTGAAACAGCAACAGTTAAAGAAACTAAGGAAAGCTCCGCAGACCCATCAGAAATCACATCTGCTTAA
- the LOC117303417 gene encoding heme-binding protein 2-like, whose translation MESIQRSLVLLVIFTGFCSCYHLKEILLKKESQTSPDFCRDLDCPKFTETFTSKEYSIRQYEPSAWASIRITGIDNDAAGEEAFFKLFSYIQGANENGTKIPMTDPVTCSILPGAGPVCASDFTFSFMIPFKFQKDTPKPTNPDIKLTKLEAHTVYVREYSGFSNQTIFPKEAAALAAALNSSQTYNETMYYTAGYDSPFVYRNRHNEIWFFATNSEE comes from the exons ATGGAGAGCATTCAGAGATCGTTGGTGCTTCTTGTTATTTTCACCGGATTCTGCTCGTGTTACCACTTGAAGGAAATCTTGCTAAAGAAAGAGAGCCAAACGTCTCCAGACTTCTGCAGGGATTTAGATTGCCCAAAGTTTACTGAGACCTTCACATCGAAG GAGTACTCCATTCGTCAGTATGAGCCATCTGCATGGGCCAGTATAAGAATCACAGGGATTGATAATGACGCCGCTGGAGAGGAAGCATTCTTTAAGTTGTTCTCTTACATCCAGGGAGCGAATGAAAACG GAACCAAAATACCTATGACTGACCCAGTCACATGCAGCATCCTTCCAGGTGCAGGACCAGTCTGTGCCAGTGACTTCACTTTCTCCTTCATGATCCCTTTCAAGTTCCAGAAGGACACACCCAAACCGACAAACCCTGATATAAAACTAACAAAGCTAGAGGCTCACACAGTGTATGTCAG aGAATACAGTGGTTTTTCCAACCAAACTATCTTTCCGAAGGAGGCAGCGGCCCTGGCAGCTGCGTTGAATAGCAGCCAGACGTACAACGAAACGATGTACTATACCGCTGGGTACGACAGTCCATTCGTCTACAGGAACAGACACAATGAAATCTGGTTCTTTGCAACAAATTCTGAGGAGTGA